The region TGGAAGTTCGATCCTTATTGCAATCGAATACCACATTCGACTTGGTGGTTGTGGAACCTGGTTTTACCGATGTGCTTTTCGGGTTTGCAGTTCACTTCAATGCCCCGCTAATCGGACTTTCCACATGTGTATCTGATTGGAATACCTATAACATGGTGGGCCATGCAAGGTCAATTCTGGATGAGCCAATATTGCCCATTGAATTCAAACCTGCTCGAAATGTTTGGGATCGCATTTACAATTGGTTTTATACCACCGAAGAGTGGCTGTTGTTGAACTTAGTTTTTCTACCGAAGCTGCGTCAAGTTTACGACCACTTCTTTGGCCATTTGGAGCAGGGCTTTATGGAGATCCGACACGACTTCTCACTCATTCTGCTGAATCAACACTTCAGCTTGTTTAAGGCCAGGTCGAGTGTACCGCGCCTTATCGAGGTGGCTGGCTTTCATATCCCCAAGGAGAATCCAAAACTTCCTGAAGATCTTCAGGCATTCATTGATGGGGCAGAACATGGTGTAATCTACTTTGCTTTGGGTGTGGAGCAGGAGAGTATGGATTTGCCGGAGGAAACAAAGACCGTTTTGGTAGAGAGCTTCAAATCAATGCCACAGCGAGTGATTTGGAAATTTGAGGGCAATCCTCCAAAGAGCTTAGGTAGTAACATCTATGTATCCAAACTTTTGCCACAGCAAGCCATTTTAGCACACCCCAATGTTAAGCTCTTCATAAGTCATGGCGGAATGCTCAGCGTAATTGAGGCTGCCTATTATGCGAAACCCGTCCTGGGAATGCCTCTGTTCTTCGATCAATTCAGGAACTTGGAAGTGATAGAAGAAATGGGTGCATCCCTGAGCTTGAACCTTAACAGCATGACAAGAGAGGAACTAAGGGATGCAGTGGATCGTTTGATAAATCAATCAAAATACAGAGAAAATGCCCTGACTGTTTCTAGAAGATTTCGGGATCAGCCCATGCATCCCTTGGAAACTGCTGTCTATTGGACCGAGTATATCCTACGCTATAAGGGAGCCAATCATATGAAAGTATCCCCATCGCAGGTGAAGCTGTTTGAATACTATTCCCTGGACAAGTTCTTGATGGTCGGAGTACGGATATCCCTGGTGGTCGGCATCGTTTTCCTGGTTCTATCCAAAGGAAGGTGTTGCCTGGGTCATTTGATCACGTTTTTGAAGCCATATTTGCCCGTTATTGGCATTCAACGTAATAACGATGTGATAAGCTAAAGAATTTGTACGTTTAA is a window of Drosophila biarmipes strain raj3 chromosome 3R, RU_DBia_V1.1, whole genome shotgun sequence DNA encoding:
- the LOC108024318 gene encoding UDP-glycosyltransferase UGT5 isoform X1 → MFPPGRWLLPMFWLISNAICWIRGARILLIAPFETHSQCMLMTPYIEALNDRGHQLTVIHAYKHCKLVENVTFIRIRDNNNVFSDFEDVMAISPSANKWGEMNSMTKLMVNCSLNILNNLEVRSLLQSNTTFDLVVVEPGFTDVLFGFAVHFNAPLIGLSTCVSDWNTYNMVGHARSILDEPILPIEFKPARNVWDRIYNWFYTTEEWLLLNLVFLPKLRQVYDHFFGHLEQGFMEIRHDFSLILLNQHFSLFKARSSVPRLIEVAGFHIPKENPKLPEDLQAFIDGAEHGVIYFALGVEQESMDLPEETKTVLVESFKSMPQRVIWKFEGNPPKSLGSNIYVSKLLPQQAILAHPNVKLFISHGGMLSVIEAAYYAKPVLGMPLFFDQFRNLEVIEEMGASLSLNLNSMTREELRDAVDRLINQSKYRENALTVSRRFRDQPMHPLETAVYWTEYILRYKGANHMKVSPSQVKLFEYYSLDKFLMVGVRISLVVGIVFLVLSKGRCCLGHLITFLKPYLPVIGIQRNNDVIS
- the LOC108024318 gene encoding UDP-glycosyltransferase UGT5 isoform X2, with product MAISPSANKWGEMNSMTKLMVNCSLNILNNLEVRSLLQSNTTFDLVVVEPGFTDVLFGFAVHFNAPLIGLSTCVSDWNTYNMVGHARSILDEPILPIEFKPARNVWDRIYNWFYTTEEWLLLNLVFLPKLRQVYDHFFGHLEQGFMEIRHDFSLILLNQHFSLFKARSSVPRLIEVAGFHIPKENPKLPEDLQAFIDGAEHGVIYFALGVEQESMDLPEETKTVLVESFKSMPQRVIWKFEGNPPKSLGSNIYVSKLLPQQAILAHPNVKLFISHGGMLSVIEAAYYAKPVLGMPLFFDQFRNLEVIEEMGASLSLNLNSMTREELRDAVDRLINQSKYRENALTVSRRFRDQPMHPLETAVYWTEYILRYKGANHMKVSPSQVKLFEYYSLDKFLMVGVRISLVVGIVFLVLSKGRCCLGHLITFLKPYLPVIGIQRNNDVIS